The Gammaproteobacteria bacterium DNA window CACTTTGAAAAGTGGTAAATCTCGCACCTGATTGATAGCTAAGCGCACATCCAGTATCCGATCGAGAATATGCAGAGCGTCCGCTTTTGGTCCTTGATAGAAATTACCATACTCTTTATGAATACTGTCGTAATAACGCGTGCTGCTACTGGGTAGGCCAAGTCCTAGAGGTGGCGCATTGGTGCCAATCGGATTCGCTGCTGCACCTACCAAATCCAACCCTGGAGCAGGAGGCTGCGCAGTAATGAACTCATTTGGACAGTTAAGCCCTACATATGAATTGACGTTATCACCTGTATGACCCACAGCCGCTACGATGTAACCTTGACCCGCCAGGACTTCGCCAACACCTTGTTGTTGATTCACTGGACTCAACGTGCCATGAGACAAAATGACCAAAGGAAATTGTCCAGATATATTCGCTAAGGGTAATTCTGCTGACCCTGAATTTGCGCGTAGTGAGTTAGATAAGTCCATAGGAATAGTAATTTTAAAAAGACCGTGCGGCCCCAAAATTTTTTCATGCCCGTCAGGGAATGGCCAGATCACGGATGGTTTAGTAGCCAACACAGCGTCAGGAAGGTTCATCTTCAACTCTGTTTCTGTTCCTGAACCTAGCTGTGAACGAGAATTTTTAACATCATATTCTGCACCTAAATATGTTAATATCGCTTGTGTTTCAACAAACGTACGACGAAGCGTATCAGCACCTGCATCATCTCCTCCCACATCTTCTATAGTCCTTAATTTGTGCGCTGTGCCGTTTAGTAATCGATTAATCGCTACGGTTTTGTCCACCGGATAATGGAGGTCAACAACAATTAAGCGCTTTCCGGTGTTGAGGATATTTGCTATTGGTTGCAATGCGGGATTAAGCGAAGCGAGAAATGCAGCACCGCCTTGATCCCATGGACGACTTGGATCTACCATACAAATCCTTTTCGATGCCACAGCATACCTTTTTGGTGCGAGTATTTTCTCTGGCGCCAAAGCTATCAATTTGTTTTGTTCCCTAGATAAGACGCCTTTTAAAGCAATATAACCGACTGGCCAATAGGCAACTCCATCTACCACTGCAGGACGAGAACCGATGTTGCCCACGTTCAAACCTGACGCAACGCTGCTACGCCAAACTTCTACACCGGTATCAGCATTTAATATTCGCATTGGGCTGAAAGGATTTTTACTACCGACGAAAAGTAGGCCGTCTGCGACCGTCATGCTTGGATGAGTTAAATATCCTGTGGTATCAGGTCTTTGCCATTTAATACGACCTGTGGCTGCGTCAACAGCATGCCAAACCCCACCGATGGTTTGCAAATTGCCTTGATTGTCACGCATAATGAGCGGCTGTGTGGGCATTGCTGGCAACGGCGGTGTTAACCTACTGCGTTCAATTGTTCTGCCATTGTCATAAAACTCACGCATACCTTCTGCTTCGTTGACAATAGTATCATCTGTCGCAATATCGACGGGAGGATTGATAATGCGCTGATAAGCCAAATCATCGCGGGTTATTCCTAAAGGCTCACCAGCATCGGCAAAAACTTGACCGAGATTACGTGAATTGGTCGTAGAGGTAAAAATGGTTTGACCATCGGTGGCAGATCCCCACGCAATACCACCCAATTTTCCAGCGGGCCCTAATTTCACACGACCTTCATCGCCCCACCATTTGACTATGGCGCCGGTCTCGCGATCCAATGCGCGTAACGATCCTGTTTTCTGTCCAATAACGACAATCTCCTTAGGTCCACGATGGTTAACAGTCAATAACATTGGCGCTTGACCGAAATCACCATCCATGCCTTCAGCATCACCAGGGGCAGAACAGTGTGTGTAAAGTCGTGGGAATATAGGATCATTGATACCATTGTTGCCAGGATCTTCGCAAGTGGTATTCCACGCATCAAAATAACCTTCTAGAATTTTATTTTTCTTATCCACCTTGAAAGGTTTATCATCGGCAAATTTAGATGCCCAGATCACTCTACCGTTTTTCAAATCAAACGCTACTACAGAATTAGCGAGATTATCTTTATAAATTTTTTCATCAAAACAGTAAGAAGGTATAGTTTGGCCTGCTACCTGCTTGATTCGACACTGCGCAATTTCATTTGGCACAGTATGATTTTCCCCGACCCCTACCAAAACCATACCATTTGGAGCATTACGACGATATTTTGGATCGATAGATGGGCTTGTACCCCAAATTGATCCGCCGGAATAACTGCCGTGAAAGTTCTTATCTTTGAGAGTGTAATTGATTCTACTGATGTCGACGACATCATTGGTGGGTTTAGTGTCGAGTGGTGAGGTATAAGTCTTCCAAAGGATTTTGCCATTGTCAGCATTCACCGCAACCATACTACCATGCAATGAGGGCGGTTCTTTGGTAAATCCAGTCGTGAGCTCTTCTCTAGAAGAAATCCCAACATATACCACACCATTAAAAATGACTGGCGATTGGGTAATGATTGACCAAGGATGTTTCTCAAGTTTGGTGCTCCATCTCAATTGACCATTCAGGCGGTTTACTGCGATTAAAATAGCGCCGTCAGTTGGAACGCCACCACCAATAGCGTATTTTTCACCTAAGGGGGTATTCATGGAAGTTTGCGCGCATTGTGCGCGAATAGCTTCAAAGCTTGGGTCATAGGAAATGGAGGGTTGGCGTGTTGCCTGACACATAATGGGGCTAGACAAATTCATATTACTTTGATTGCCATAATATAGCGTGTTTGTCTGCTCATCTAGAGCCGGAGTATTGCGAGAAAACAGAAAAAATTTTCCAGGTTGCGAATAGTCAGTCGGTGCAAATGTTTTCCATGTTTTAGGATCGCCATCGTTATTTAAATCAGTCAAATTATTCGGATCACTGCCAGCAAAATTTTTATTTATGGCATGCACATAACCTAAGGTATCGGCAAAATATAAATAACCATCACTGCTCACTGCAGGAGGGCTTAATATTGCGCCAGCCGCTTTTACAGGATCTTGATCAAAATCTTGATCGGTATCTTGACCAATAAACGTTGTGGGTGTGGTTTCATAAATCCATTTAACACGCATCCCATCCACAAGATTCACTGTGTTTTTATCGATTTTTGTTCTGCTGCCGTCTTGCCGAGCTTGCCCACTGCTTCCTAAATCGCCACCGTAGGACGGCCAATTGTTACCTCTGTCATAGTCATTGCCATGAGCTTGCGCACTCAGCGAACAGGCTAGCAACGCCGTGATGAGGGTCAGACTAGCCGATA harbors:
- a CDS encoding PQQ-binding-like beta-propeller repeat protein, with protein sequence MNWSKPLYCVKRFGFEVTMYIYQNSVPEQESTTKSFKKLSASLTLITALLACSLSAQAHGNDYDRGNNWPSYGGDLGSSGQARQDGSRTKIDKNTVNLVDGMRVKWIYETTPTTFIGQDTDQDFDQDPVKAAGAILSPPAVSSDGYLYFADTLGYVHAINKNFAGSDPNNLTDLNNDGDPKTWKTFAPTDYSQPGKFFLFSRNTPALDEQTNTLYYGNQSNMNLSSPIMCQATRQPSISYDPSFEAIRAQCAQTSMNTPLGEKYAIGGGVPTDGAILIAVNRLNGQLRWSTKLEKHPWSIITQSPVIFNGVVYVGISSREELTTGFTKEPPSLHGSMVAVNADNGKILWKTYTSPLDTKPTNDVVDISRINYTLKDKNFHGSYSGGSIWGTSPSIDPKYRRNAPNGMVLVGVGENHTVPNEIAQCRIKQVAGQTIPSYCFDEKIYKDNLANSVVAFDLKNGRVIWASKFADDKPFKVDKKNKILEGYFDAWNTTCEDPGNNGINDPIFPRLYTHCSAPGDAEGMDGDFGQAPMLLTVNHRGPKEIVVIGQKTGSLRALDRETGAIVKWWGDEGRVKLGPAGKLGGIAWGSATDGQTIFTSTTNSRNLGQVFADAGEPLGITRDDLAYQRIINPPVDIATDDTIVNEAEGMREFYDNGRTIERSRLTPPLPAMPTQPLIMRDNQGNLQTIGGVWHAVDAATGRIKWQRPDTTGYLTHPSMTVADGLLFVGSKNPFSPMRILNADTGVEVWRSSVASGLNVGNIGSRPAVVDGVAYWPVGYIALKGVLSREQNKLIALAPEKILAPKRYAVASKRICMVDPSRPWDQGGAAFLASLNPALQPIANILNTGKRLIVVDLHYPVDKTVAINRLLNGTAHKLRTIEDVGGDDAGADTLRRTFVETQAILTYLGAEYDVKNSRSQLGSGTETELKMNLPDAVLATKPSVIWPFPDGHEKILGPHGLFKITIPMDLSNSLRANSGSAELPLANISGQFPLVILSHGTLSPVNQQQGVGEVLAGQGYIVAAVGHTGDNVNSYVGLNCPNEFITAQPPAPGLDLVGAAANPIGTNAPPLGLGLPSSSTRYYDSIHKEYGNFYQGPKADALHILDRILDVRLAINQVRDLPLFKVGSVSKVDQTKAGLIGYSRGGIMAPLAAELLPEITATISFNGGTPTRMYNTVLGPGVVYYQPLFTALNGGMPVSSFTKPLLLTINDEDTVLRDLLFGNVNSNFDGLQNAGIPVNRYAPATQTDPNPIAADNCLLSTGPTILARYRNADHFDYTYVPAAEGGNDPDLDRPRAFSSGRYAGHFLYQRYAIRDNLVISFMDMFLKGNTSSSNTGKLLNDNFLDLTISHKNIPGVSGGGCP